The Pecten maximus chromosome 6, xPecMax1.1, whole genome shotgun sequence DNA window TTTGGGTGCTAGTTTCCAAATGTTTCTAACAATATCTGCATGATCCTACAGAGTACACACATTTCTGAAAATGGGAAGTAAATATTAAAGATCTTTACAAAATGATTTAggattgtacaaatgacacaaGATATTTATAcctttaaatataaattaagaGATAGATACAATCAATTATAGTTGTTTTATCCTAAGACATGATAATGATTCTCAGGGACTTAACAAAGTGATCAAAGGACCCGAAAGCGACCAAAAAACTATATTAGACCAGTTTATGTAAAACAACTATAGTTAATCAAGTATATCTAATCATCATATCATCACTACTTATACACTTAGTTAACACTTAGTTAGAAGTAGTATTTCCTATAACTTAAAAAAGACAGAATGTTTTAAGTATTTATTCATACAAAAAAGAAAACCTACAGAATAAAGATTTTTgctcaccatcatcagatggaagTACATAAACAATTCCTTTtaattcccattttttttttaaagtactgCATGCCTAACAAATTCCCTTGGTCCCTACTTTTGCCTATTTATCTTtgagtctgatcaggaaaacaaaatgtcttaaaGGCAGCCAGTCCACCATAGGTTTCGACAGTTAAATCTGTTATTGATACATTTCCGAAAGTTTTTCTTAAGATCTAACTtagacttcatatgtaggtttcccatataattaaatgaattaaaGTAAGAGGGGAAAGAATGGAAAAGTAGAAAAGAGATCAATCTCAATGGTGGACtcccaagatccctctgggatatcTTGTTATACAGCTGATGGATTATGAatattctgatgattttttttagaatagaTATTATTCATGAATCTGATTTTTAACAATGATGAATTTTTACTGAAGTTACACTGACATGTTGATTTCATTAAGAATTCAATTCCAATAATCCACTTATTGTTCTTGAGGCATAATCTAAATTCATTCATTCTAAAGTTATATGAGAAAAGATCTTACAGTAATATGCATATGTACCACTATCCACTGACATGATTGGGATTActgtagactacactcgctttgtggatattgacaggctatcatatttatatattaatttttgattttagaattataaTGGATATTTTAtgacagcatggcacaaaaAGTCATCTGGACACTTTTTTGCAGTTTAtcaaaaaattaattatgaaaattattaatTCATTGCCTTGtcttcaattcaattcattaatTACTTCAGGTTTGAAATATGGAATATTGGTGAGAATAAAAAATCACTATTTTTAcaaattgttaaaatgatattttttttttaaataccacAAGTTCCACAACAGTTTTACATAGAGAATCAAACACAGTATTTCTATAGttaaaaaaactataaataacaagaaattcttatattaattataactacactgtatttataAGTATTTTTGCATGTGTTCAGATAATCCagatttccgttttccggctCTTTCTTTTACTCACACCCTATGCGAGCGACGCTGTTTACAATCTAAATGTGAAATTGcgaggtttaaaaaaaaaaattcaaacacTTCCAGGTCACATAAACCCCtcatatttcatacattattcaattatcTACTGAAAACCAACCTTTACAGTCCGAGCTCCAAATTCTATATGCCTTACAAACATTTCATACATAGTCTTAAATTACAATTGttacaataaatcaaaaattacccaaaacattatttttcagAACAAACAATGAGATAACTAGCTCACATTTGTTCTGAGACTTCCGTGTCATACCTGGTCAGTtaggtttgtttggtttgtttgtttttaacgtcctattaatgccagggtcatttaaggacatgccaggtttttgagttggagtaaagccggagtacccggagaaaaaccaccggcctacggtcagtacctggcaacggtgtcttcccactcagccaacatatcctattttaacattgggggtaggaacaatagagaacaataggcaataattacaggtaattataagttatagcctgttttggagaagtaaTTGATTATcaggttacctgtgttacctgtgttacctgtattacctgtattacctgtgttacaTGCTGTcaacagtttgtagataatgtatactaaatatatatatcacaaatacttttatataattaaaaaatattaaaatagaataactcaaattttcataaattagtgaaaataattcatttttctatatttttcactgttataaatttcacactttatcataattattatgttttataaataaaacagaaaatacatttgttcaattttaacctTTACACTGAAAGGGCACATTATCAATAAGTTTAAGTCAACGTTACCTgtttcattgtgatatataacaggtatatatacatgtaatcagagacttgtatactgatatacaagtctctgctataatgtactgaagagaaaacgattaaaaacaaaacactttaaccGACATTATAATAGttcaagtaaaacaaatcatgtatgATCATGACGCACAAATCAGTATAATCCTAGAAATCACGGATAAAGTTCACAATATCACCAAAGTCAATTAATCATATCGGCGGTTCTCATATATGAAGTCTTAATTCACATACGAAATCATTCACGTAATAAATAGTTCAATcttattattacaaaaaaacacTAGTCTATATAATTGTCACTTCCTTTAACACGAGTATATGGTAATCATAACCCTTGAAAGTTCAAGCtactttatgaaattgaatgttaaattacacttgtacatgtatataatgtttagtaTACACAAGTTCATTTTctcaaagtatatcataatCCCTTTATGAAACTGAATGTTAATGTTCAGGAAACACAAGTTTacgatacacgggtatataattgtcctTTTCCTGGATTCAATACTCCAAGTGGACAAGATGTGAAGCTGCATCAGCATATGCAGTCACATCCATTGTGTTGTTTCATAGTCTCATCTTGAGAGAGAGTCTCGATTCCAGTTGGGGATATTTCCTCTTCTTTGCGCATGGTTTACCTCCAACTTGATACTCTACCATTCTCCAAGAGGTCAACCCTAATCTGGGCATTTGCCATTGCAATCTAtaatctattttcagtaacGTCAAGTACAGCAAGTgttcagagaaaaataactaaTGGAATTGGTAAAATGATTGGACCAAGGTGTATACTGTTTATTCTAATTTTGAGGGAATGATAATTGATTGTTTTTTATTGGTTATATACACATACTCTGATAAACAGTTTTGACTACATATCATGGAAGTTTGTGCCGTTAACTCTTTATGTGATTATAACAAAATGcacctttattttttttttgaaacaataACTCAATTAGTAAGAATTAGTTGCTTATTATAAATAGTAATCATATCTTATTGAAAGGgggaaaacaagaaaaaatgattgaaggtacactttatatcattggtacctgtatatggtgcatttttaattatgaaagattttttccattatttcatttttaaagtgttgtgtaatatcattatcaatataaataataaattatcactataatgtattctgttattaatacgtatatatgaatgtatattttacttttaaaggtattcttaaacatttccttcacttttattgttagtcacctttgagtcccatgtatacgtatactgaaacaggctatacctacattttccacaggtaaactcaggtaatgtttatatagcaaaaacaacatgttggctgagtgggaatgaACCCTGGCAACTACCCCttataggtttcgaactcacaacccagaggtggagggctagtgtttaagtgtcgggacaccttaaccactcagccactgCGGCCCCGTTACCTGGTCAGACCAGTTCCGTAACTTCAAAGGCTAAATGGACATGCATATCAAATGATATTGCATATGAGTTAATCCGATTAATGGCTAAAAGAAATAGAATATGTCAAAGTTAAAAGATAAACAGAtgtacaaaaatgaaattaaatgtaataaaattcaCACAGCAAGATTAAATAGCAAACGTTTGTAGATAGAAATGCAAATGATTATTCATTTGAAACATCTgatttatgaaattgaaatgttaAATCAATGTCCGCTAATAACACTAATGTCATAAAatcctttgtgagatatttaggaaccacggaaccaaatgatttcccataggcGGTAATATTAACGTTTATCACTctcctgcttaaatggagttttcaacgtCCATAATGATTCTCAGCCTATAGACCATTGATATTCAAATGATTGAccttattatgatattatattacatcataGCTCATCAAGGTCAAAGATGTTTCATGTTAAACCCATTTCTTAAATTAATGCCAgatgagcaatacaggcccattgggcctcttgtgttaTCTGACCATTGAGGTGAATAAATTACAACAACAAAACCAGtctgaaattcacaatttaataACTCACAGAACCCTTGATGATATTCTTGGTGTTAGCTGGGTCTCTGTTCTCTATGAGATTTAAAAGACCGTCATCGCCTATGTCTTCAAactacggaagcgtattaggcTCACATCGGAGTATGTTTTTCATGGCAtgcgaaaatattttatctggcggccgccacttattatctggcggccgccaattattatctggcggccgccacttaattatctggcggccgccacaTATTTATCTAATTTATCTAATCGTAatttacgtcatcaaattcatttcccgcgaatttatttggaaatctaaatcaacacttaaaatgaaatgaagagaaagaaataaaaaatgtctgaatagaaatattgtgatcagtattgagtgcAACATTAAAAATCCATCATAAATAATTGCTTCGAttcgctaacctaaagcataagtaattgaaatcaaattattttaaaattcatctttcgtttctattataatcttaaaatttgcatcacaagatcgtttagaagctttggagtactgactctttcaaatgcacagatgctttgatttgaacaaagatggcgaccagAAGCTGTgtggcggtttggattggaataaAATtccgtatatttcggcaagtaaacatcgtacaatgttcccgtgtggtcaaatcatctaattttgtcattatgtattcagaacagttgttgtttagtcgctacggtcattaacataaaaattcggattattatataaatacttatttaattaatgTTCATTATAGAATTAAAATGTTCATTCTATAATTAAAATGTTCCATAATTAAATTCCTAGTGTATGCTCTGTTAATGAATCTTTTTAATAACTCTTTACACTCCTCTTCATAATTCGTATCTTCACTACATATCTTCCTCACCCGCAATGCTTGTGCAAACAGTCTATTGTTCTTCTGGTGTGCCTGTGCTTAGGGCCACTCTTAAGTTACAAATTTTCTTAATTAATGTATCTTAACTTACACAAGAACAGAAAAATACTCAGGTTTAAGTGTATTTTCTTAACATAGTAAGAGAGAGAGAAGACGCGAATAGCACAATGACTGACCCTGAACTAATACAGCGGTATTGGGTTTTCTTAGACACgtcattttttcttctttgcaTGTCTGTCCATTTCTTTTGATCACATCTATTGATCATGATGATGGAATTTACTCCACTTGAGAAAGttctgtagtagtttatagctatcatataccgctgtactgtagtagtttatagctatcacatactgctgtactgtagtagtttatagctatcacatactgctgtactgtagtagtttatagctatcacatactggtgtactgtagtagttttattataactatcacatattgctgtactgtagtagtttaaatttatagctatcacatactgctatactgtagtagttttattataactatcacatactgctgtactgtagtagtttatagctatcacatactgctgtactgtagtagtttatagctatcacatactgctgtactgtagtagttttagtatatctataacatactgctgtactgtagcagttttattatatctatcacatactgctgtactgtagtagtttatagctatcacatactgctgtactgtcGTAGTttagctatcacatactgctgtactgtagtagtttatagctatcacatactgctgtactgtagtagtttatagctatcacatactgctgtactgtagtagtttcaCAATGTTATACCCAAACACTGCCCACAGGACATCCTTCCTGTCTACACCTACAGCCCATGTCCAGTCTCTCTCTCTGTGTATGATCCTGAGGAACTCACCACCTCCACTGAGGAGTAGGACCCTGTCGTTGTTATAGTCCCTTATGATGAGGTTCCCCACACTATCATACACCACACTCTGGGGGTTAAATGTTTTACCTCCtgtttgtgatgttttatatgtacTGGGGATGTCACCTCTGTATACAAACAGTTCCTGTAAGTTAGTATCCATAACAACAACATGTTGGTTTCCATCACCACCATGTCTTTTATCACTGAAATCAATCACTGCGACATTGTGAGTGACAGGACACTCTGTGATCCTCCCTGGTGTACACACTAATGGTTTCTCAGTCCCTACAGCCATTGTAGTGAGCACCATCTGACCTTGTGTGGTAAATTTAGAGATGTGTTTGACCATGCCTACAATGACATGGTTACTGGCTGTAACACATAAACACCTGGGTTCCTCCTTGGTTCTGAATCTGTGTGTTAGTTGTCCTGATACCAGCTCCAGGATGTTGTTTTCTCTGTCACAGACCCACAGTCTTCGTGTTGTTGGTGACAGACTGATGTCATTGATCACAGCCTTTTGTGTGACCTTCTGTATTACTGTACCCTTCCTGTCCAGGAGAGTTAATGTTCTTACTGTTGTCACTGGTCCAGGCATGGTCATCAGTGGTGGGACATATAGATCTAATGATACATGGAGACTCCCACTCCTCCACCACCTTGGTCTCTGACAGTAGTTTATACCTTGTCACTGCTTTCTTCCCTTTATCTCCTGATTGTTGTTGTGTAGAGGACTGTCCCTGACCATCTGATGTTGAGACTGACCGATCCTGGTCAGTTgatgtttgaccttgacctgagaTGATAACTTTCCCTAAAGCAAGCTTTAGGTGACCTTGAGGACTTTTGTTTGGAGTGAAGCTGACATTACCCAGGACAGGTTTTACAGGGAAATGTATTTGGGAATCTATTTCACATCTTGTATCATAAATGTTTAAGTCAGAACCCTGCTGAAGTGCTGTCTTACATTcctgtatttgttgtttgagtTGTTTGTCGTACATCTCCAGGTcctgtttgtatttctgtatcaGCTTTGAATTGTCCTCTTTCATTTTCTGATAAAGAGAGAGTGTCTCTGCTGTGAGCATGTCAAGGTCttgttttagtttgtttgtttgcatCCTCAACTGATGTGACAGTTTCTCAAATGTACTGTCATTGTCTCTAAGGAGTGTATCAGTAGAGGTGATGTATTTACCAATTTGTACCTGGTCATTTTGTTCTGTTCTGTCAATAAAGTTTTTAATATCTTGTTTCTTCTGAGGAGTGATTTCACTGAGCTGACAAAGGGGATGGCTTTTGTGAATAGAGGAAAGGCATTTTGGACAAACCAATTCTTGACATTTTTCACAATAGAATTCCAGTTCTTTCCCCTTGTGATGAACACAGGTTGTCTGACCTTTTGTACGGATAGGTATTTTAGCTGTTGCCATTCTGAAAATGTTATAGCAACACTCTACTATTATCAAGCCAGTCTagttgtatatgtttatataaaatagtaaTAAAACACAAGAGAATAACTACCTCGTGGTCACTGATGTTACAGAGTAATTGTGATGATCCAAGTGGTCTACCCTCAGTGTCAGAACGTTAACTTACAAAGTTCATGTTTCTCTACTTCAGAATTCACAGGCACACTGATTAACACTGTCCATATTTCTCTACCTTCAGAATTCACAGCCACACTAATTAACTTCCTTCTTGTCCTGTCATGTTGATCAATCGTGTTACTCTCTGACTAAAGATTTTCAGTTTGCACCAGGATTTAAACTCCATAAGTTTGTTATTTTCAGACCGAAAATTCCAGTTTTTACCAAAATCTAAATCAACTGAAATAAATCTTTCTGATGGGTAAATAAGGTAACTAAATGTCGTATCTGGGGACATACGCCCACAGGAATGTGTGTAGATCTACCTGTTGAGGTGTTATCTAATATACTTCCTGGTTGTGTGAGGTTACCGACAGACATACACTGGTGTATAGAATATAGATTGTGTGGGTCATGTTTATAAACCATGATATTTAAATACCTACAGTTCACGTTAGGTATGTGTACTGGGTAATacgacatacctgtactgtaggtatatatacctgtgtattgggtaataagacatacctgtactgtgggtagataatcctgtgtattgggtaataagacatacctgtactgtggttatatacatctgtatattgggtaataagacatacctgtactgtaggtatatatacctgtgtattgggtaataagacacacctgtactgtaggtatatatacctgtgtgttgggtaataagacatacctgtactgtgggtagatacatctgtgtgttgggtaataagacatacctgtactgtgggtagatatacctgtgtgttgggtaataagacatacctgtactgtgggtagatacatctgtgtgttgggtaataagacatacctgtactgtaggtagatacacctgtgtattgggtaataacacatacctgtactgtgggtagatacacctgtgtgttgggtaataagacatacctgtactgtgggtagatacacctgtgtgttgggtaataagacatacctgtactctGGGTATATACatctgtgtattgggtaataagacatacccgactgtgggtagatacatctgtgtattgggtaataagacatacctgtactgtgggtatatACATCTGtgtgttgggtaataagacatacctgtactgtgggtagatatacctgtgtgttaggtaataagacatacctgtactgtgggtagatatacctgtgtgttaggtaataagacatacctgtactgtgggtagatatacctgtgtgttaggtaataagacatacctgtactgtgggtagatatacctgtgtgttAGGTAATAAGACAaacctgtactgtgggtagatatacctgtgtgttAGATAAGATTGGGTAAAATTTCTTGCTTTTGTTCTCAAAGAGTCAACAGTGTAAACTAAGGTTTTGTGTTTAGTTCTAGGTGTGTCATGCGTTGTATAGCTGAATGCAGTACACtatttggtttaaacagtattttattgttcaaatatttacatagaaTATTACACAAACAGAACAGTAAAGAATTCGGAAAGAAGTACTTTCGTACTTATATAAATCCGTCTTCTCTTTGAGACAGGCAGATAACATAATAAGCAGATATCATGTTGAGCTACAGACATACAACTTGTACGTATGTAGATCAGCATGACTCTGGCCCGTACGCATATAAATAAAGTAATCTCAGCAGAGAATTTGCAATACTGTCGAAATTAACATACAATGGTAATAAACAGTAGTTATACATTAATACATAGGTTAAGAAATTATCTCATTAGTACTAatctatttgtatatatttctatatgtaTTTAGTACACTATTTACCAGCATTTCTACCATTTCGTATTTTTTGGGTAAAAACCTGAAGTATCTGGACTTAAAAGTAAATCAATGAATTTTATTAGTTTTTCAAATACAAGATGTATATCCTTGAGTACCCATGTAAAAAGCTTAATATATTGACAAAGCAAGACAGGCAATGTATAATAACGTGTAATTCTTATTTTCCAATAATTGGTACATGGTGGACTAGTAGATTTCTCATTTAGGCGAGctgtatatctttttttatgTCAGACTACTAGTCATGGCCTGGGCTAGTGATTGAAAAGAAGTGTGCATCTTCATCATTTCATCATTTGTGCATCTTTTTGATACAAACAGAGCGTGCCATTTGATTAAATACATTGACAGATGTGATTTTTACAACACCATACTGTAGTACTACTTCCACTGTACTTCTTGATTATCAACTGATTAGTTCATACttttcaaaagtttgaaaagcaTTGCTGTCGAGTACAAGACtcaaatttataaattttagcTATTGGCTGTGATATTGTATGAGAATGTTGATTTTATTGTGTCAtacattattagctcacctgcccgaagggcaagtgagcttatgccatggtgcggcgtccgtcgtccgtccgtctgtctggccgtccggccgtccggcgtcaactttttcatttaaacaacttcttctcaataaccaagaggcccaggaacttcatattgggcctgtagcatactggggtgaagggctaccaagtttgttcaaataattgaccttgaccttcattcaaggtcacatgggtcaaataggctataatcttcaaacaacttcttctcaataagcaagaggcccagggacttgatattgggcatgtagcatgctggggtgaagggctactaagtttgttaaaataaatgactgtgaccttcattcaaggtcacatgggtcaaataggctataatcttcaaacgacttcttctcaataaccaagaggccaagggacttgatattgagcctgtagcttgctggggtgaaggactaccaaatttgttcaaataaatgaccttgaccttcattcaaggtcacactggtcaaataggctataatcttcaaacgacttcttctcaataaccaagaggcccaggaacttgatattgggcccgTAGCATgtttgggtgaagggctaccaagtttgttcaaataaatgaccttgaccttcattcaaggtcacattggtcaaataggctataatcttcaaacaacttcttctcaataaccaagaggcccagggacttggtattgggcctgtagcatgctggggtgaagggctacaaagtttgttcaaataaatgacgttgaccttcattcaaggtcacatgggtcaaataggctataatcttcaaacgacttcttctgaataaccaagaggcccagggacttgatatttggcctgtagcatgctagggtaaagggctacaaagtttgttcaaataaatgaccttgaccttcattcaaggtcacatgggtcaaatgggctataatcttcaaacaacttcttctcaataagcaagaggcccagggacttgatattgggcatgtagcatgctggggtgaagggctacaaatttgttcaaataaatgaccttgaccttcattcaaggtcacattggtcaaataggttgtaatcttcaaacgacttcttctcaataacgaagaggcccagggacttggtattgggtctgtagcatgcttgggtgaagggctaccaagtttgttcaaatgaattgccttgaccttcacttaaggtcacattggtcaaataggctatattcttcaaatgacttcttcttaataaccaagaggcccagggacttgatattgggcctgtagcatgcttgagtgaagggctacaaagtttgttcaaatgaatgacccttgacctacatttaaggtcacaggggtgaaatcggcttaaatctgtaaaaaataattttgcgatagccaagagcctcctagaccagatattaggccaataaaatgctggaatgaaggactagaaaatttattaatatgaataaacctagcttactatgataatcagcatagtatctgtagaaatgacctcaatcaacttcaaagttgctgtagagccaggtgagcgatacaggctcattgggcctcttgttattatatatattattttccattcaagcaacttcttctcaataaccaaaaggcccagagaccttatattgggcctgtagcatgctgtggtgaagggctaccgagtttgttcaaatgaatgaccttgactttcattcaaggtcacaggggtcaaatatgcttaaaaaaaattaaatgacttcttctaaaaagccaaaagacccagggacttgatattgggtcagtagcatgctggggtgaagggctaccaagtttgttcaaatgaatgaccttgaccttcattcaaggtcacaggagtcaaaaaggctaaaatctttaaacgacttcttctcaataaccaagagtcccagagacctaatatttggcctgtagcatgctggggtgaagggctctcaagtttgtttaaatgaataatgaatgacctttcccttcattcaaggtcacaggagtcaaaaaggctaaaatatttaaacga harbors:
- the LOC117329885 gene encoding uncharacterized protein LOC117329885 — translated: MTMPGPVTTVRTLTLLDRKGTVIQKVTQKAVINDISLSPTTRRLWVCDRENNILELVSGQLTHRFRTKEEPRCLCVTASNHVIVGMVKHISKFTTQGQMVLTTMAVGTEKPLVCTPGRITECPVTHNVAVIDFSDKRHGGDGNQHVVVMDTNLQELFVYRGDIPSTYKTSQTGGKTFNPQSVVYDSVGNLIIRDYNNDRVLLLSGGGEFLRIIHRERDWTWAVGVDRKDVLWAVFGYNIVKLLQYSSM